A window of Acropora muricata isolate sample 2 chromosome 6, ASM3666990v1, whole genome shotgun sequence genomic DNA:
CTACCGCATCTTTTATAGTTACAGATCTAGTTTAGTCAACAAATTTATCGTGCAATTTTTGCACCGACGTTCAAACTATAATCacattttgtaacaaaatacttcaacaaaATAAATGTTGATAATTTTAGACTGCTAATTTgagttaaaaaacaaacaatttgcAAGGTTTATGATGAACTAACCTTTGCTTAGTAAAACTTTCAAACAGCTTCTTATACTCTCAAGATAACATAGATAGAATTTCAGGGTGTAATCTATCTTTACATTTCCAAATCTTGGAATGGCTTGGATTGACTCATCTGCCATGAATGGTATGTTTGGACTACCAGCACATAAGATTGCTTGAacataaaaaaggaaagaacaTAAATGTATACACTCTATCATACACTGACTACCCATATCAGTAAAAGCAATGTTAGTCCTACAGCCCCAAATTAATGAATCTGTTGTATGTTTCTCTCTTACACCGCACAAATCATGTAGGTAAAATAAATGGTTCGCCAATAATAACAAGTTGGTTGCAATAATTTTTAAGTTTATTTGGCTTGTTTTATCATAGCAAGTGTCATTGTCAGATTCAATGAATGATCTTAATGCTCATTTAATCATTTAATGCTCTGTCATTATACCGTCCATGCTTTTACTTTCCCACCTTTCCCTGCTCCCAACATAGCAAATAAACCAGTCATCACCTGAAGCAGTTGCAGGTCCGACTGCTTTTAGTTTTGTTAATTCATTGATTGCTGATTTAACATCAGGTAAACATTTGAATGCTCTACTGGTCACCTCCTTCACTGTTTCATCGCTATTTGTCTTCACAAGCTGAGTGAGACGAGGTCTGAACTTCCCACGCTAAATCAGTGACCATAAAAATGAAATCAAGATAAACTAATTCAAGTTAAATTGAATTAAACCAGGAAACATGAACCATTCCTTTACTGTTGTACATTGAAGCACCTACAAATCCGACGCATACACCTTGTCTTTCCTTCAATggcaaaatcaaacaaaaagtGATAAATTAAAGGTTTATTGCATACTGTTTTAACTCACAGTTAACTTCCAATCCATGAGTTTGACCAGTTCTTCTTGTGTCAATAATCTCTCTGATCTCCTGCTTACCTCCTGAGGTAGTTCATGTTGAAAccttaaataaaagaaaatgaaacctCTCTTTTCTTGGAGATTTTTACAATACTAACTGAGCAGGCATTCAGTATAGTTGCTCACCTCAGGATGGCACACAATGTTCATCA
This region includes:
- the LOC136920266 gene encoding uncharacterized protein, with the translated sequence MAASLYVEESIESWKRTYELYKEILERKADKQKKDKAKKLLELDHWFQHELPQEVSRRSERLLTQEELVKLMDWKLTRGKFRPRLTQLVKTNSDETVKEVTSRAFKCLPDVKSAINELTKLKAVGPATASAILCAGSPNIPFMADESIQAIPRFGNVKIDYTLKFYLCYLESIRSCLKVLLSKDSKGDWNEHKIELCLWAHVVGQKYAPELFGESSFSSKRKTSIQVEEYQGKSKRRKVK